A region of Sulfitobacter faviae DNA encodes the following proteins:
- the flgF gene encoding flagellar basal-body rod protein FlgF — protein MTETSHISMSLATSLQRQLDITANNIANASTAGYKGEHVVFEALLQDNTALGDDQAAFVSDTGSYIDTRPGALSQTGNPLDVALHGEGWFSYQTADGQQAFGRDGSFAIDPEGNLTLLSGAKVLDAGGAPIQLPPAGMGDINISEDGTISGSETGPLGRIGVFDIPEIQSYKRLGGGMLVAPEGAAKPGVAEAVQVRQGTLELSNVNPVREMTRLIDVQRAYERTNTMMGNADDLRRDSLKRIAQAV, from the coding sequence ATGACGGAAACCAGCCATATCAGCATGTCGCTGGCGACTTCCCTCCAGCGCCAGCTCGACATCACCGCCAACAATATCGCCAACGCCAGCACCGCGGGCTACAAGGGCGAACATGTGGTGTTCGAGGCGCTATTGCAGGACAACACTGCGCTTGGCGACGATCAGGCGGCTTTCGTCAGCGATACCGGCTCCTACATCGACACCCGCCCCGGCGCGCTGTCGCAAACCGGCAACCCGCTGGACGTGGCGCTGCATGGTGAGGGGTGGTTCAGCTATCAAACCGCCGACGGGCAACAGGCCTTTGGCCGCGACGGCAGCTTTGCGATCGACCCTGAGGGCAATCTGACGCTCCTGTCGGGGGCCAAAGTGCTCGACGCGGGCGGTGCGCCGATCCAACTGCCCCCTGCGGGCATGGGCGATATCAACATTTCCGAAGATGGCACCATTTCGGGCAGTGAGACCGGCCCGCTGGGCCGGATCGGCGTCTTCGATATTCCTGAGATTCAAAGCTACAAACGGCTTGGTGGCGGCATGCTTGTCGCACCTGAGGGGGCCGCCAAACCGGGCGTGGCCGAAGCCGTGCAGGTGCGCCAAGGCACGCTGGAGCTGAGCAACGTGAACCCGGTGCGCGAGATGACGCGGCTGATCGACGTGCAGCGCGCTTATGAGCGCACCAATACCATGATGGGCAATGCGGACGACCTGCGCCGCGACTCGCTCAAACGGATCGCGCAGGCGGTCTGA